The Armatimonadia bacterium genome includes the window GCAACCATTGCCACAAGGGAGGAACCTAGCTGTGATCAAGTCCATCAGCTACTGGTCGTTTCCGGCGTCGATGACCGTGGAGCAGCGCCTCCGAGCTGCCAAGGACCTGGGATTCCAGGGCGTCGAGCTGACGCTTGAGGCCCAGGGCGAGATCACCCCTCAGACCCCTGCCGACGATATCAGGCGCATCAAGGACCTGGCCGTAAGCCTGGGCGTCGAGACGGCCACCTTCGCGACCGGTCTTGGCTGGGCGCATCCCGCAGTGGGCTCGGATGACGCTGCAGGCGCCGCGGGCCTCGACATCGTCCGCAAGGAACTGGAGTTCGCCCAGATCCTCGGTGCCTCCACGGCCCTAATCGTTCCCTGCACCGTGACGGCGGACTTTGGCTACGAAGAGGCCTACAACCGCACCGTCGAGGTGTTCTCGGGTCCGATCGCCGACGAAGCGGCGGAGCGTGGCGTCTACATCGGCCTGGAATACGTATGGAACAAGTTCCTGCTCAGCCCCCTGGAGTTCCGGCGGGTCATCGACGAGATCAACCGCCCCTACGTGCAGGCTTACTTCGACGCGGGCAATGTCCTGGTG containing:
- a CDS encoding sugar phosphate isomerase/epimerase family protein — encoded protein: MIKSISYWSFPASMTVEQRLRAAKDLGFQGVELTLEAQGEITPQTPADDIRRIKDLAVSLGVETATFATGLGWAHPAVGSDDAAGAAGLDIVRKELEFAQILGASTALIVPCTVTADFGYEEAYNRTVEVFSGPIADEAAERGVYIGLEYVWNKFLLSPLEFRRVIDEINRPYVQAYFDAGNVLVAGFPDQWINILGSRIKALHIKDFKLSIGNITGFVDLLEGDVPWGRVMASLKATGYDGAITAEMMPPYGHFPLQLLDATSRAMDKILTL